DNA from Plasmodium cynomolgi strain B DNA, chromosome 12, whole genome shotgun sequence:
aataaaatattaaaatttacgGATCGGAAAATTTAATCGGCACATagtacaaaaggggggaagaagatacgtggagggaaaaaaaaaaaaaaaaaatcaacgcggggacgtggaaaaaaaaaaaaaaaaaaaaaaaaaaaaaaccaaaaatgTATCGCATAGCACATCACtacggcaaaaaaaaggtacaaatTCAGAGCCGCACAACGCGGTCGGCCAGCGATGGCTGTCAGGCGAAAGCGgacgcataaaaaaaaaaaatacacctcGGTGCGTATATCCACGTGGGTTCGCGCATATGCAACATGTACACGCGCAGTGAAGGATGCactaccaaaaaaaaaaaaaaaaaaagaagaagatgatgaggaggaggacactGCTTACGTGGTGCCTCAACGCTGTCTCAGTGGTGTCTAACTGTTCTTTCAACGCTGGCTCAGTGACGTCTAACTGTTCTTTCAACGCTGGCTCAGTGACGTCTAACTGCCGTTTCAATTCTCGCTCAGTGCTGTCTATCGTTTTAACTCTAACACCGCGCGCACCGTTACTATGTAGTGTGCACCGGATTACGCCCATTTGTTTCGcaacaatttggaaaatggcaaaatggcaaagcgGTAAAGCGGAAAAACGGCAAAGCGGTCtcaacgaagaagaaaaggtcgtcccgcttctcccttcCTAGCCAGCCCTAGCCAACACTAACGTTAACACTAACACTAGAACTAACACTAACACTAGCACCAACACTAGCACCAACACCAACACCAACACTAACACCTGCACCAACACTAACACTGCTTACACGAGGTTACATTTTCAGTCGAGGCTTCAATGTCGAGCTCTCCATTGGCAGTCACAACAGCGGGGCCGTAGTAAGCCATGGCATTCCTGGACTTATAATACTCATTACGCATGGCACTCTGCGTTAACTTTACATCGTATCTGTGACTTATTGGCTCAAACAACAGTCCCCAAACCACACTAAAGAAGAGACTCATTCCCAGAAAGAGGCAGTAAAACCAATCTAGCGATTCAAACAAGGCACTGTTAAACAGGGTTAAGGCTAACACTTCTACAAACGCTGTCGCTATGAAACAGACCCCGCATATCCATCCCCAAGCTTCTCCAGCCCCCTCTGAGTGGTAcacctccaaaaaaaaacaaccagATCCGTACAGAAATAAACAAAACGCATCTATCAGTCTAGAACTAAAATATAGAATCCATGATGAACCCGCTCcgattttctcctccatccAGGGGTCATCAAAGTAGTAGGAAGATGCCATCAAACATATTAGAGACAAACTCCAAGACACGGTACCTAACATGAAcagaagaacgaaaaaagaaaaaatatatgacatgTGGTTAATAAATACCGAATGGGCGTACACTCCCATGATGAGAggggtgaacaaaatgaagagccGCCTCCCAGAAGAGAAGCCTGTCAGAGGAGCCGCCTCCCCTGGATTGCTTTCATCGGCACTCCGTCACTCCCTACCCATGGACGTGGCCTGTAGCAAAAACTTCGTCCCGGCTCGGTATCCTCTCGATTGCTTGATactaaaaggggggaagtgtGTGTGAGAGCACTTGGTGAAGTCATTTCTCAATCATGCACTGGGGTGGGATCAACACGAAGAGGTACCAACACGAAGCGGTACCAACACGAAGAGGTACCAACACGAAGAGGTACCAACACGAAGAGGTACCAACACGAAGAGGTACCAACACGAAGAGGTACCAACATGAAGAGGTACCAACATGAAGAGGTACCAACACGAAGCGGTACCAACACGAAGAGGTACCAAACGAAGCGGTACCAACACGAAGCGGTACCAACACGAAGAGGTACCAACATCCCAAACGACTCTACACATGCGCATGCACAGTAGGGGGAGACGCACCCACGGGGGAATAAACTCCCTCTTCAGATGTTGGAAGAACCTACCTGCTATCATCCTCAGTCAACtgcaaaaatgacataaTCAACAGCGTCCCCAGGAGAAACCCCCCTATACTAAAAAGAACCAAAGGCATTGGCGCGTTCCCGACACTTCCTGGTAATGCcctcaaaaaatttaaaattccCAAAGGGTTCTTCCCAATTAATGTTATAGAGCAAACCAACAGGATATACGAAATGAATTGGATAAGGAATCCTACTCGTAAGTTGAAATTCATGAAGAAGTCCCAAAATGGCTCAAACTGGGGCCCACGGCCTTCTGGGGCTTCCCCCGGGCGCACGACGTACGTGAAAAACATTTTGCGCGGGGTGGCAATTTCGTTGGGGCGGAGGTCGGTTGGGGCAGAGGTTGGTTGATCGGTTCGTGTACTTCTCACACGTCTTTCGCTTCTCACACGTCTTTCGCTTCTCACAGTTCTTTCGCTTCTCACAATTCtttcacttcttccacttctttcacttctcccacttctttcacttctcccacttctcccacttcttTCACTTCCTACCCTGGCTGACGTTCGTCGTGCGGGCCGAACAGCTGCTGTGCTGTCTAAATGGCTACCTTACCTTCTGTGTTCTTTGCGCATGTGTTGCGGGTGCTGTGCATGCGTTCACCGTTCGCCTTTGCGCAGTTGTGCCTGTTGCTATGTCTTCGCTTCCTTCTGTTGGCTCGCTCCGCGTTTCGGCTAAACGGGGGCAGCGGTGCGGAGAGTGTAAGTCCGCGCGTACGTGCGTGTGTGTACGCGGTGTACGCGGGGTACGTGGTCCACACCTGCGCAAAACGAGGGGGCAAGGGGGCAAGGGCGCACTGGGCAATTCGTAGTGGACAAATCACGCTGGACAAATCACGCCGGGCAAATCGCGCTGGACAAATCGCTCTGGACAAATCACGCTGGACAAATCACGCTGGACAATTCGCACTGTACAACTAAGCAGTCCCAATTACTCGCTTCGaacaaacaattttttttgtcacacgTATGCAGTTGCGTGGGCGGCGAAACGCTGTTTCCTCCGTTCAGGGGTGCAGTGCGTGTAGCACGCGTAGTACGTGTGTGTGCGCGTGTATACGTACGTGCGCATGGAGATGCATTCGTGCGTGCCACGATTAGCGTCCACGTCAGCAGAGTTGCTCACTGagtcagtttttttttttaattcaaaaaaatctaACGTTGAGTTGCGCACGTTCGTGTGTTACGCGTGCGGTTAACTCGGTTTGCCAATTTTCCTCATTCAAACATTGGGTTAAAACAATGGAACATGCGAAATGGTTTTACAAACGCGGGGGCGGAAGTGGAAACAAGCAAATGCTTCATTCGAACGtcaaagtaaaaaagaagacgaacaagaagatgaagaagagtACGCAAAACGTGGATTAGCATTATCTGTACATTTGTGCATatgcgcgttttttttttttttctttttgccgTAAATTTGCATGTACACACAATGTAGCGNNNNNNNNNNNNNNNNNNNNNNNNNNNNNNNNNNNNNNNNNNNNNNNNNNNNNNNNNNNNNNNNNNNNNNNNNNNNNNNNNNNNNNNNNNNNNNNNNNNNNNNNNNNNNNNNNNNNNNNNNNNNNNNNNNNNNNNNNNNNtgttcataatttttttgttcttaagtcgttttttttttgctgggaaaaatatgtacatgtgcaggCGATTGTGCAAGCGATTGTGCAGCGACGTACACACTGAAGGGTTATCCTACGCCGCTGCTACACTTGGGGGAAAACCAAATGGCGACTCCCTCCCAGGTGATGCAAAAAGTGTCTTCCCCGCAAGTGCGCTCTTGCACACGTGCGTGTATGCATACACACCAACGCGTGcttacatacatacgtgcccTTGCCGGTACACACCCTCGAAGCGACGGTTAGCAAATGCGCCAGGGGATTTCCATTGCTTTGCACAAATGCTTTTCTGCGTCGTGAAGTGGCCTTCCCCTGTGGTGAATTGGCTTTCCCCTGTGGTGAATTGGCCTTCCTCTGTGATGAATTGGCCTTCCTCTGTGATGAATTGGCCTTCCTCTGTGATGAATTGGCTTTCCCCTGTGGTGAATTGGCCTTCCCCTGTGACCACTTGCGGGGTATGCAGCAGAGGTGCGCCACTTGTGCGAAATAAAGCGGCATGAATGATGCCACTTCATTGCGCCCCTACGCTGTGCACAACTCGTCAGTGATGTACACAAGTAGACAGTGAATCACCACCGTTTTATTTCTACCTCCCACGTCAAGCGGCGACCTCGTGAGTCCACGTATCTACAAATTGTGTGGAAACAGAAATTGGATCCTGGCACTTgccacaggaaaaaaaaaaaacatatgacCAATTTCTCCCCACATGTGTGCACGGCTACCTCAAAACAtgtagcaaatttttttttgtgtgtgcaatGGGGAAGGTTATAACCCTTCGTGAGGAAAATCCAAATGTGGACAGGGTCACCATCCATAGGGAGGTTCTTCATTTGGCTCTTCGTCTGATCAGTGGAGGGGCGGGGAGGGGTACTCTGCTTTGGGGGAAGTCAAATTGTGCTAACCCGATTGTACCTCTgtccttcccatttgggaaaaaaaaaaaagaaagcagcGTCGAAAGGATGAATGACGAGatgctcctcccccttttggcaaACTGCAAAGATTCACCCAAGTATCATTCGTTGCTTCCTTTGTTTTGACCAAGTTAAGCAGCATACCACTGCTTATACGTAACTGCCTACCTGTGCAGGGGTACAGTCGCGCCGTTTTCACGTTAGCTATACCGCCCAAACATGTAAGAGTGTACCTAT
Protein-coding regions in this window:
- a CDS encoding hypothetical protein (putative), with the protein product MFFTYVVRPGEAPEGRGPQFEPFWDFFMNFNLRVGFLIQFISYILLVCSITLIGKNPLGILNFLRALPGSVGNAPMPLVLFSIGGFLLGTLLIMSFLQLTEDDSSIKQSRGYRAGTKFLLQATSMGTVSWSLSLICLMASSYYFDDPWMEEKIGAGSSWILYFSSRLIDAFCLFLYGSGCFFLEVYHSEGAGEAWGWICGVCFIATAFVEVLALTLFNSALFESLDWFYCLFLGMSLFFSVVWGLLFEPISHRYDVKLTQSAMRNEYYKSRNAMAYYGPAVVTANGELDIEASTENVTSCKQC